In Desulfuromonas sp. KJ2020, a single window of DNA contains:
- a CDS encoding glycosyltransferase, with amino-acid sequence MNLNHHSLVIVTPVYEDVEASTRLFSELAMQFRGNVFVVAVDDGSVKEPLDTLGLDKAAVDGVVLRLRRNVGHQRAIAIGLGYVSEHIRENQRVVVMDSDGEDLPSTIPALLEQLAPEGIDVVVAQRKSRVETFKFKAFYTVYKRLFNLMTGRSISFGNFMALKPGALKRLVVMQELSTHVAASVLASKLRVTVCPLDRGPRYAGQSKMNFVGLALHGFKGLMVFAEDVLVRVGIACALIAGISVVGALAAIVLKIIGFSTPGWFSIALGVLVLMFLQTGAVTLMTLMLTGVVRAGSVTTAVAYHQFVEKVLVPEGSPGEA; translated from the coding sequence ATGAACCTGAATCATCACTCTTTAGTTATAGTTACGCCTGTTTACGAAGACGTGGAGGCCAGCACCCGCTTGTTCAGTGAATTGGCCATGCAGTTCAGGGGAAACGTTTTTGTTGTGGCTGTGGATGACGGCTCCGTCAAAGAACCGCTGGACACCTTAGGTCTGGATAAGGCTGCGGTTGACGGGGTTGTTTTGAGGCTTCGTCGTAATGTCGGGCATCAACGCGCTATCGCCATTGGTCTGGGTTATGTGTCGGAACATATACGAGAAAATCAACGAGTCGTAGTTATGGATTCGGACGGTGAGGATTTACCATCGACGATTCCTGCTTTGCTGGAACAACTCGCACCTGAGGGGATTGACGTCGTAGTTGCACAGCGTAAAAGTAGAGTTGAAACCTTTAAATTTAAGGCATTTTATACTGTGTATAAACGCTTATTCAATCTGATGACTGGACGGTCGATCAGTTTCGGTAATTTTATGGCGCTTAAGCCTGGCGCATTAAAGCGTTTAGTGGTTATGCAAGAGTTATCGACACATGTTGCCGCTTCAGTCTTGGCATCGAAGCTGCGTGTTACAGTCTGCCCCCTGGATCGCGGACCGCGCTATGCTGGTCAATCAAAAATGAACTTTGTTGGCCTTGCATTGCACGGATTCAAGGGGCTGATGGTTTTCGCTGAAGATGTTTTAGTCCGTGTAGGTATTGCGTGTGCATTAATCGCTGGGATTTCAGTAGTCGGCGCTCTAGCGGCAATTGTTCTCAAAATAATTGGCTTTTCAACGCCGGGATGGTTTTCTATAGCCTTAGGTGTGCTTGTTTTAATGTTTTTGCAAACAGGGGCCGTAACATTGATGACTTTGATGTTAACTGGGGTGGTGCGAGCTGGGTCAGTTACCACTGCGGTTGCTTATCATCAATTTGTTGAAAAGGTCTTGGTACCTGAAGGCAGCCCAGGTGAAGCATGA
- a CDS encoding GtrA family protein encodes MKRHVYELLRYIINGLAATAVHFAALAFCFSILGIPSAGLSNLIAAFFGITTSFLGSRYFVFPKTSEGFVTQALKFSGLYGFIAIIHGVVLLIWTDWIGFDYRLGFLLATAIQVSLSYLGNKFLVFRIAT; translated from the coding sequence ATGAAACGGCATGTTTATGAACTGCTTCGCTATATTATAAATGGCCTTGCTGCAACTGCCGTTCATTTTGCTGCTCTCGCTTTTTGTTTTAGCATTTTAGGCATTCCTTCTGCGGGCCTTTCAAATCTTATCGCAGCCTTCTTTGGGATTACGACATCGTTTTTAGGTAGTCGTTATTTCGTCTTCCCTAAAACAAGTGAAGGTTTTGTTACGCAGGCACTTAAGTTCAGTGGGTTGTACGGTTTTATTGCGATTATTCATGGGGTAGTTCTGCTGATTTGGACGGACTGGATTGGGTTCGATTATCGTTTGGGTTTCTTATTGGCAACAGCTATTCAGGTTTCTCTCAGTTACCTTGGAAATAAATTTCTAGTTTTCAGGATTGCAACATGA